One window of Metopolophium dirhodum isolate CAU chromosome 3, ASM1992520v1, whole genome shotgun sequence genomic DNA carries:
- the LOC132940284 gene encoding alpha-crystallin B chain isoform X2, producing MAHNTGVKRDIPIKLGDFSVIDSEFSNIRERFDAEMRKMEDEMTKFRSELMNKESNFFKTTSNSQNTISSNHSDLPASRLTGATPSGWVESINSPLIQEDGDNKMLKLRFDVSQYEPEEIVVKTVDNKLLVHAKHEEKSDSKSVYREYNREFLLPKGTNPEAIKSSLSKDGVLTVEAPLPALGGPDKLIPISHH from the exons ATGGCACACAACACTGGCGTCAAACGAGACATCCCTATCAAATTGGGCGACTTCAGCGTGATCGACTCGGAGTTCAGTAACATCCGCGAGCGTTTCGACGCTGAAATGCGAAAAATGGAAGACGAGATGACCAAGTTCCGTTCCGAACTCATGAACAAAGAGTCCAACTTTTTCAAGACTACGTCCAA CTCTCAGAACACCATCTCGTCGAACCACAGCGATTTGCCAGCAAGCCGACTAACCGGGGCTACGCCTAGCGGTTGGGTCGAAAGCATCAACTCGCCGCTGATTCAAGAAGACGgcgacaacaaaatgttgaaacTCAGATTCGACGTCAGTCAATACGAACCCGAGGAAATCGTCGTCAAGACGGTCGACAACAAACTATTG GTACACGCCAAGCATGAAGAAAAATCAGATTCTAAATCCGTGTACAGGGAATACAACCGGGAATTCTTACTTCCGAAAGGCACCAATCCGGAAGCTATCAAATCATCTCTTAGCAAAGACGGCGTGTTGACTGTCGAAGCACCATTGCCTGCCTTAGGAGGGCCTGATAAATTGATTCCAATCTCGCatcattaa
- the LOC132940284 gene encoding alpha-crystallin B chain isoform X1 yields MAHNTGVKRDIPIKLGDFSVIDSEFSNIRERFDAEMRKMEDEMTKFRSELMNKESNFFKTTSKTSHVEEKSFSQNTISSNHSDLPASRLTGATPSGWVESINSPLIQEDGDNKMLKLRFDVSQYEPEEIVVKTVDNKLLVHAKHEEKSDSKSVYREYNREFLLPKGTNPEAIKSSLSKDGVLTVEAPLPALGGPDKLIPISHH; encoded by the exons ATGGCACACAACACTGGCGTCAAACGAGACATCCCTATCAAATTGGGCGACTTCAGCGTGATCGACTCGGAGTTCAGTAACATCCGCGAGCGTTTCGACGCTGAAATGCGAAAAATGGAAGACGAGATGACCAAGTTCCGTTCCGAACTCATGAACAAAGAGTCCAACTTTTTCAAGACTACGTCCAA GACATCACATGTGGAAGAAAAGTCCTT CTCTCAGAACACCATCTCGTCGAACCACAGCGATTTGCCAGCAAGCCGACTAACCGGGGCTACGCCTAGCGGTTGGGTCGAAAGCATCAACTCGCCGCTGATTCAAGAAGACGgcgacaacaaaatgttgaaacTCAGATTCGACGTCAGTCAATACGAACCCGAGGAAATCGTCGTCAAGACGGTCGACAACAAACTATTG GTACACGCCAAGCATGAAGAAAAATCAGATTCTAAATCCGTGTACAGGGAATACAACCGGGAATTCTTACTTCCGAAAGGCACCAATCCGGAAGCTATCAAATCATCTCTTAGCAAAGACGGCGTGTTGACTGTCGAAGCACCATTGCCTGCCTTAGGAGGGCCTGATAAATTGATTCCAATCTCGCatcattaa